The Amblyraja radiata isolate CabotCenter1 unplaced genomic scaffold, sAmbRad1.1.pri S70, whole genome shotgun sequence genome includes the window ACATATACTACCACGTATCTACGCTGCTAGCGGTCGGGGGTGAGGGTGATCCACTGTAACTCCTCAGGAATGTAAACAAACTTCGTTATCAGCTGAACTACTTCATATTTACATTACCATCCACCCTACAACATATTCCCAAACAGGAGGTAAGTACATCGAATCTACTTTGCTGTTTCCCACGGATTCTCTTCTACACCTGGTCAGGACAAAGATTTACAATTCTCTTCTCCAATACATCCTTTTGTTACCTTgtacaattccaatcaaaattaaataaaaaaggatattaatttttcttccacagaatgtgtgtgtagatatttgcgtgtgagtgtgcgtgcatgtgcgtgtgtgcacgtgtgtgtatgtatatatgtgcgtgtgcgagtgtgtgtgagtacaTGTGTGTACATGCGTGTGTGGAGTttcctctgtgaccacgtgggttctatctgggtgctccggtttcctcccacatcccaaagacgtgcgggtgtgcaggttaatgggccctgtgtaaattgccccatagagcgcagggagtgggtgagaaagtaggataacatagaaccagtttgtacgggtagaaacatagaaacagataattggtgcaggagtaggccattcagcccttccagccagcaccgccattcaataagatcatgcctgatcatctaaaatcattaccccgttcccgcatttccccaatatcccttgattatttaagccctaagacctaaatctgactctctcatcaaagacatccagtgaattggcctccactgccttctgtggcagagaattccacaatatcACGACTCTGGGTGAaacggtttttcctcatctcagtcctaaatggcctaccccaaatTCATAACTGCAACCGCTGGATCTGGACTcatcaacatggggaacatttttcctgcatttagcctgaccAACCTTTAAGAATTTTAGGTGGTCGATTGTGATTgttgatatctctaaactaaacaaaactgaactaaactaaactaaactgaactaaactgaagtgaactaaactaaacatagaacaatacagcacaggtacagatgCCTTGGCCAATAATACCtgggctgaacatgataccaagtttcaACGGggaatctgtaaagtctaaactgTACTCACCTCCCCATTGTTACCCCTGCGCCCACCAAGGTAGCAACTCAAATTCTCCGTGGATAGGCCAGGCTTGTCCTCCAATCTCACCCCCGACTGCCTCCCGTCTCCGCTGGCCGCGGTGAGCGCCAGGATCttgcctcctctcctccttctccccccacactTGGCCATAAGGGTCATGAGGTTGGAGCGGAACCTGTTGTCCATCCAACAGTAGATGAAGGGGTTCCAACATGTGCTGCTCACGGCCACCCAGTGGAAGGCAAAGTAGAGGGTGTTGTTGAattggacacgttggccggtgagcAGGAGGGTGTAGACGTTGAGGGGGAACCAACAGAGGGTAAAGGCCATGATGATGAAGATCATCTTGATGGTCCTCTTCTTCCCGCGGCGTTGAGCAGCGGCCTCGGCTTCTGTGACGGCACCAATGG containing:
- the LOC116969535 gene encoding probable G-protein coupled receptor 83 yields the protein MKPQTRFLRLSLPSREKIIRIHYVPAFPKPSEVFRRYFDLSTFMLFYVLPLVVITVVSSAVSKKPLVRETIGAVTEAEAAAQRRGKKRTIKMIFIIMAFTLCWFPLNVYTLLLTGQRVQFNNTLYFAFHWVAVSSTCWNPFIYCWMDNRFRSNLMTLMAKCGGRRRRGGKILALTAASGDGRQSGVRLEDKPGLSTENLSCYLGGRRGNNGEVST